In Intestinibacillus sp. Marseille-P6563, a single genomic region encodes these proteins:
- a CDS encoding helix-turn-helix domain-containing protein encodes MAGSLRVKPLRLAAGQTQNDVAGLLGVSREAYSMYESGKRQPGLEALDILAAHFRVSVDYLIGRSDCPDLAEPLTDEERTLLAGFRALDARGRRTVQGLLELEKNLPNLPEHG; translated from the coding sequence ATGGCGGGTTCGCTGCGGGTAAAACCGCTGCGGTTGGCGGCGGGACAGACGCAAAATGACGTAGCTGGTCTGCTGGGCGTGAGCCGGGAAGCGTATTCGATGTACGAATCGGGCAAGCGGCAGCCCGGACTGGAAGCGCTCGACATTTTGGCAGCCCATTTCCGGGTTTCGGTCGATTATCTCATCGGGCGCAGCGACTGCCCGGACCTGGCCGAGCCACTGACCGACGAAGAACGCACGCTGCTGGCCGGCTTCCGCGCACTGGATGCGCGCGGGCGGCGCACCGTGCAGGGCCTGCTGGAACTCGAAAAAAATTTGCCAAATTTGCCCGAACACGGCTGA
- the spoVAC gene encoding stage V sporulation protein AC, with product MKLNRTEYQYMLKKESPPSPLGRDMLLAGLIGGLICVVGEAVSTFYKTRGLDTEQSAAATAITMVFLGALLTGLHLYDKIAKYAGAGTIVPITGFANSVVSPAMEFKSEGLILGMAAKLFTIAGPVLVYGISASVIYGFILFFFS from the coding sequence ATGAAACTCAACCGCACCGAATATCAGTACATGCTCAAGAAAGAATCGCCGCCGTCGCCGCTCGGACGGGACATGCTGCTGGCCGGACTGATCGGCGGCCTGATTTGTGTGGTGGGCGAAGCGGTTTCGACGTTCTATAAAACGCGCGGACTGGACACCGAACAAAGCGCCGCAGCGACCGCCATCACCATGGTCTTTTTGGGTGCGCTGCTGACCGGTCTGCACCTGTATGACAAGATCGCCAAATACGCGGGCGCGGGCACGATTGTCCCCATCACCGGGTTTGCCAACTCGGTCGTCTCCCCGGCCATGGAGTTTAAAAGCGAAGGTTTGATCCTCGGCATGGCGGCCAAGCTGTTCACCATCGCCGGACCAGTGCTGGTGTATGGCATTTCAGCCAGCGTGATCTATGGTTTTATTTTGTTCTTTTTCTCCTAA
- a CDS encoding GNAT family N-acetyltransferase, whose product MTIRSYRTLPPEAVAIRQAVFVDEQGFAEEFDGTDREAVHLVLFLQDTPTATCRYYWNPEQGCHAIGRLAVVRTHRGQQLGAAMLRAAEEQIAQAGGTQAALAAQIRAQGFYEKQGYQPHGAPFDEEGCPHIWMRKAL is encoded by the coding sequence ATGACCATCCGGTCTTATCGCACCCTTCCGCCGGAGGCGGTGGCTATCCGGCAGGCGGTCTTTGTCGATGAGCAGGGCTTTGCCGAGGAGTTTGACGGCACCGACCGCGAGGCGGTGCATCTGGTCCTGTTTTTGCAGGATACCCCCACCGCGACCTGCCGGTATTACTGGAACCCGGAACAGGGCTGTCATGCCATCGGTCGTCTGGCCGTGGTACGGACCCATCGCGGACAACAACTGGGCGCTGCCATGCTGCGCGCTGCCGAGGAGCAGATCGCGCAGGCGGGCGGAACCCAGGCGGCGCTGGCCGCACAGATCCGCGCCCAGGGTTTTTATGAAAAACAGGGCTATCAGCCCCACGGTGCGCCCTTCGACGAAGAAGGCTGCCCGCATATCTGGATGCGCAAAGCGCTGTAA
- a CDS encoding butyryl-CoA:acetate CoA-transferase produces the protein MDYKALYSQKLTTADEAAAVVKSGDWVDYGWCVGTPDAIDKALAKRLPELTDVNFRGGVLIRVPEIYKIEDPAAHMTWNSWHMSGIERKFISTGAGFYASMRYSELPRFYRENIRHVDVAFLQVAPMDEHGFFSFGPQASHLRAICDVADKIYVEVNTNMPRCLGGMEDCIHVSEVTGIVEGDNPGMPQMGSIPATDVDRKVAELIVPEIPNGACLQLGIGGMPNTIGAMIADSDLKDLGVHTEMYVDAFVDIAMAGKITGRHKNIDRGRQAYAFAAGTQKLYDYLDNNPECASVPVDYTNDVHVIAGIDNFISINNAVDIDLYGQVNAESAGTKQISGTGGQLDFVMGAYLSKGGKSFICLASTFKQKDGTIASRIRPTLANGSIVTDTRSATHYVVTEYGMVCLKGKSSWERAEALISIAHPDFREQLIADAEKMNIWKRSNKR, from the coding sequence ATGGATTACAAAGCTTTATACAGCCAGAAACTGACCACCGCCGACGAGGCTGCTGCGGTCGTAAAATCGGGTGACTGGGTCGATTACGGTTGGTGCGTTGGCACCCCGGACGCGATCGACAAGGCACTGGCCAAGCGGCTGCCCGAACTGACCGACGTCAACTTCCGCGGCGGTGTTTTGATACGCGTGCCCGAGATCTACAAGATCGAGGACCCGGCAGCGCACATGACCTGGAATTCCTGGCACATGTCGGGCATTGAACGCAAGTTCATCTCCACCGGTGCTGGTTTCTATGCTTCGATGCGTTATTCCGAACTGCCGCGCTTCTACCGCGAAAACATCCGTCACGTAGACGTTGCGTTCCTGCAGGTTGCACCGATGGACGAGCACGGCTTCTTTAGCTTTGGCCCGCAGGCTTCCCACCTGCGCGCAATTTGCGACGTAGCGGACAAGATCTATGTCGAAGTCAACACCAATATGCCGCGCTGCCTGGGCGGCATGGAGGACTGCATCCATGTTTCCGAAGTGACCGGCATTGTTGAAGGCGACAACCCGGGTATGCCGCAGATGGGCTCCATCCCGGCAACCGACGTAGACCGCAAGGTTGCCGAACTGATCGTGCCCGAAATCCCGAACGGTGCTTGCCTGCAGCTCGGCATCGGCGGTATGCCCAACACCATCGGCGCGATGATTGCAGACTCTGACCTGAAGGATCTGGGCGTTCACACCGAAATGTATGTCGATGCGTTTGTCGACATCGCGATGGCAGGCAAGATCACCGGCCGTCATAAGAACATCGACCGCGGCCGTCAGGCATACGCGTTCGCTGCCGGCACCCAGAAGCTGTACGATTATCTGGACAATAACCCCGAATGTGCATCGGTCCCGGTTGACTACACCAACGATGTCCATGTCATTGCGGGCATTGATAACTTCATCTCGATCAACAATGCGGTTGACATCGACCTGTACGGCCAGGTAAACGCCGAATCCGCAGGCACCAAGCAGATCTCGGGCACCGGCGGCCAGCTGGACTTCGTCATGGGCGCATACCTGTCCAAGGGCGGCAAGAGCTTCATCTGCCTGGCATCCACCTTCAAGCAGAAGGACGGCACCATCGCATCCCGTATCCGTCCGACGCTGGCCAATGGCTCGATCGTCACCGATACCCGTTCGGCAACCCACTATGTCGTAACCGAGTACGGCATGGTATGCCTCAAGGGCAAGTCGTCCTGGGAGCGTGCTGAAGCGCTCATCTCTATCGCGCACCCGGACTTCCGCGAACAGCTCATCGCAGACGCTGAAAAGATGAACATCTGGAAGCGTTCCAACAAGCGCTAA
- the ilvA gene encoding threonine ammonia-lyase has protein sequence MLSVNDFQAAAGRLKNVIHTIPLSSSKTFSEMSGAEVYLKYENQQKTGSFKVRGAYNKIMKRYEEGGLSAVVASSAGNHAQGVAFAASQIGVPATIVMPRSTPIAKVSATEGYGAKVVLHGSIYDEAYAKACEIVEQEGAEFIHPFDDEDVMAGQGTIALEILSDLPTVDMIFVPAGGGGLISGVAACIKQINPRIQVIGVQAEGANAIVASFGKDKVQPSTSVHTIADGIAVKTPGEKTMAYINQYVDQMVTVSDSEIAGAILLLLERTKQVVEPSGAAPLAAVLNHKVDIRGKKVCCVLSGGNIDVSFIHKVVEKGLVTRGRHLKFSTIMPDAPGSLERFAHLVAEQNANVILFNHDRVQADLDIGDAIIHVVCEVGGKEHGKRLLDVLRKNGYTILA, from the coding sequence ATGTTAAGCGTCAACGACTTCCAGGCGGCGGCCGGCCGTCTGAAAAATGTGATCCATACCATTCCGCTTTCCTCGTCCAAGACCTTTTCGGAAATGTCGGGGGCGGAAGTGTATCTGAAATATGAAAACCAGCAGAAAACCGGTTCGTTTAAGGTGCGCGGCGCGTACAATAAAATCATGAAGCGCTATGAAGAAGGCGGTCTGTCGGCAGTCGTTGCGTCGTCGGCCGGCAACCATGCGCAGGGCGTGGCCTTTGCAGCCAGCCAGATCGGCGTCCCGGCGACCATCGTGATGCCGCGTTCGACGCCCATCGCCAAGGTGTCGGCCACCGAAGGCTACGGCGCCAAGGTCGTGCTGCACGGCTCCATCTACGACGAAGCTTATGCCAAGGCGTGTGAGATCGTCGAGCAGGAGGGCGCGGAGTTCATCCACCCCTTTGACGACGAAGATGTCATGGCCGGACAGGGCACGATCGCGCTGGAGATTTTGTCCGACCTGCCGACTGTCGATATGATTTTTGTCCCGGCGGGCGGCGGCGGCCTGATTTCGGGTGTTGCGGCCTGCATCAAGCAGATCAATCCGCGCATTCAGGTCATCGGTGTTCAGGCCGAAGGCGCCAACGCCATCGTCGCATCGTTCGGCAAGGACAAGGTCCAGCCCTCGACCTCGGTGCACACCATCGCCGACGGCATCGCGGTCAAGACCCCGGGCGAAAAGACCATGGCTTACATCAACCAGTACGTCGACCAGATGGTCACCGTATCCGATTCCGAGATCGCGGGCGCCATCCTGCTGCTGCTCGAACGCACCAAGCAGGTGGTCGAGCCTTCGGGCGCTGCCCCGCTGGCCGCTGTCCTCAACCACAAGGTGGACATCCGCGGCAAAAAGGTGTGCTGTGTGCTGTCGGGCGGCAACATTGACGTGTCGTTCATCCACAAGGTGGTCGAAAAGGGTCTGGTCACCCGCGGCCGTCATTTGAAGTTCTCGACCATTATGCCCGATGCGCCCGGTTCGCTCGAACGGTTTGCGCATCTGGTGGCCGAGCAGAATGCCAATGTGATCCTCTTCAACCACGACCGTGTACAGGCCGATCTGGACATCGGCGACGCCATCATCCATGTGGTGTGCGAGGTCGGCGGCAAGGAGCACGGCAAGCGCCTGCTGGACGTGCTGCGCAAAAACGGGTACACCATTTTGGCGTAA
- a CDS encoding FumA C-terminus/TtdB family hydratase beta subunit produces the protein MAHYDLHTKDLKAMAPKLRAGDTVTLTGTLYTARDAAHKRIVTAMQEGTPLPFDLDGAAVYYAGPTPAKPGQVIGSVGPTTSGRMDPYAPALLDAGLCCMIGKGVRGPGVLEAMRRNGAVYMVAIGGAGAVKADSIKGLEVVAYDDLGCESVKRLTVEGFTAIVSMDCVGGNLYEEGVAKYKAQNV, from the coding sequence ATGGCACATTATGATTTACATACAAAAGACCTCAAGGCCATGGCGCCCAAGCTGCGCGCGGGCGATACCGTGACCCTGACCGGTACCTTATATACGGCACGCGATGCCGCGCACAAGCGCATCGTGACCGCCATGCAGGAGGGCACCCCCCTGCCGTTTGATCTGGACGGCGCAGCCGTCTATTATGCAGGCCCGACCCCGGCCAAGCCCGGCCAGGTCATCGGTTCGGTCGGTCCGACCACCTCGGGCCGCATGGACCCCTATGCACCGGCACTGCTCGATGCCGGGCTGTGCTGCATGATCGGCAAGGGTGTACGCGGTCCGGGTGTACTCGAGGCCATGCGCCGCAACGGCGCGGTTTATATGGTCGCGATCGGCGGCGCAGGTGCAGTCAAAGCCGACTCGATCAAGGGCCTGGAAGTGGTCGCTTATGACGATCTGGGCTGCGAATCGGTCAAGCGGCTGACCGTGGAAGGCTTTACCGCCATCGTGTCTATGGACTGTGTGGGCGGCAACCTCTATGAAGAAGGGGTCGCCAAGTACAAAGCGCAAAACGTCTGA
- a CDS encoding monomeric [FeFe] hydrogenase, with the protein MRTFETDVQLLKYRVLKEVAIRAFDGNLMESYYEIPKIISPGPKATMRCCIYKERAIAQERVRLAMGGDRRNPSVIEVIPIACDECPVERYTVSESCRGCISQRCIKNCPKNAISKDKNGRAVIDLDACIECGRCAKVCPYGAITEHVRPCERSCKVGAIAMNEEKKAQINPDKCISCGACVSACPFGAVMDKSFMVDAINLIHNAVDRFGERNYKVAAIVAPAIASQFEGCSLGQVASGIRALGIDYVVEAAMGADMVADKEAQELAEKGFLTSSCCPAFVSYIQKQMPELADNISHNLSPMAEIGKFIKINAETPVKTIFIGPCTAKKEEKCKPTVDMWIDCVLTFEELQAMIDAKEINLSDMDETPINDASYFGRVFGRSGGLTEAVLQVAKERNLDFEVKAEICSGIEECKVALLKAKVGKLGKNFIEGMACPGGCIGGAGSLTHEPKSRMKVDQYGKKSQHEGVEDAIEKYKVGV; encoded by the coding sequence ATGAGAACATTTGAAACCGATGTGCAGCTGCTCAAGTATCGCGTACTCAAGGAAGTTGCCATTCGTGCCTTTGACGGCAACCTGATGGAGTCTTATTATGAGATTCCGAAGATCATCTCGCCGGGTCCCAAGGCTACCATGCGTTGCTGCATCTACAAGGAACGCGCCATTGCGCAGGAGCGTGTCCGTCTGGCGATGGGCGGCGACCGCCGCAACCCCAGCGTGATCGAAGTTATCCCGATCGCCTGCGACGAATGCCCGGTTGAGCGCTACACCGTTTCCGAATCGTGCCGCGGCTGTATTTCCCAGCGCTGCATCAAGAACTGCCCCAAGAATGCGATTTCCAAGGACAAAAACGGCCGTGCTGTCATCGATCTGGATGCCTGCATCGAATGCGGCCGCTGCGCCAAGGTCTGCCCCTATGGTGCGATTACCGAGCATGTGCGTCCGTGTGAACGCTCGTGCAAGGTGGGCGCAATTGCCATGAACGAGGAAAAGAAGGCGCAGATCAATCCGGATAAGTGCATCTCGTGCGGCGCCTGTGTATCGGCCTGCCCGTTTGGCGCGGTGATGGACAAGTCGTTCATGGTCGATGCTATCAACCTCATCCACAACGCGGTCGACCGCTTTGGCGAACGCAATTACAAGGTCGCAGCCATCGTGGCACCGGCCATCGCGTCGCAGTTTGAAGGCTGCTCGCTCGGCCAGGTGGCATCCGGTATCCGTGCGCTCGGTATCGACTATGTCGTCGAAGCCGCAATGGGCGCCGATATGGTTGCCGACAAGGAAGCACAGGAGCTGGCCGAAAAGGGCTTTTTGACCTCGTCCTGCTGCCCGGCCTTTGTTTCGTACATCCAGAAGCAGATGCCCGAACTGGCGGACAACATTTCGCACAACCTGTCCCCCATGGCCGAGATCGGCAAGTTCATCAAGATCAATGCCGAAACTCCGGTCAAGACCATCTTCATCGGGCCGTGCACGGCGAAGAAGGAAGAAAAGTGCAAGCCCACGGTCGATATGTGGATCGACTGCGTGCTGACCTTTGAAGAATTGCAGGCCATGATCGACGCCAAGGAGATCAACCTGTCGGATATGGACGAGACCCCGATCAACGATGCGTCCTATTTCGGTCGTGTCTTTGGCCGTTCGGGCGGTCTGACCGAGGCGGTGCTGCAAGTCGCCAAGGAGCGCAACCTGGACTTTGAAGTCAAGGCCGAGATTTGCAGCGGCATTGAAGAATGCAAGGTCGCTCTGCTCAAGGCTAAGGTTGGCAAGCTGGGCAAGAACTTCATCGAAGGCATGGCGTGCCCGGGCGGCTGCATTGGCGGCGCCGGCAGCCTGACCCATGAGCCCAAGAGCCGCATGAAGGTCGACCAGTACGGCAAGAAGAGCCAGCACGAAGGCGTAGAAGACGCCATTGAAAAGTACAAAGTCGGCGTATAA
- a CDS encoding IS3 family transposase codes for MAVMCKFFGVSRSGYYAFVHRLGKPEKDAALAELIGQQRERSFRTYGYRRMCLWLKNQNIFCNPKTVLRIMKKYDLLSEIRRRRKWQQMGQQLHKYENLLSRQFQADKPNSKWVTDISYIHTRQGVLYLSMIRDLYDNSIVAYKTGTEQTVNLVLDTIRLAMKQEKKRVAAELQLHSDQGAQYASQAYFELTQTYGITPSMSRRGNPYDNAMAENFFSILKTECIYRHKPATFSQANEMIDRYIYFYNHERIQLKTGEAPLTRRLSA; via the coding sequence GTGGCAGTTATGTGCAAATTCTTTGGAGTATCCAGAAGCGGATACTATGCCTTCGTCCATCGCCTTGGTAAGCCGGAGAAGGACGCAGCTCTTGCAGAACTAATTGGACAACAGCGGGAACGCAGCTTCCGCACCTACGGCTACCGGCGGATGTGTCTATGGCTGAAGAACCAGAATATTTTCTGTAATCCAAAAACAGTGCTGCGAATTATGAAGAAATATGATCTGCTCTCAGAAATCCGCCGACGCAGGAAATGGCAGCAGATGGGGCAGCAGCTCCACAAGTACGAGAATCTGCTAAGCAGGCAGTTTCAGGCCGACAAGCCCAACAGCAAATGGGTAACGGACATCTCCTACATCCACACCAGGCAGGGCGTACTGTACCTGTCCATGATCCGGGATCTCTATGACAACAGTATTGTGGCTTACAAAACCGGAACGGAACAAACGGTGAATCTGGTTCTGGACACCATTCGTCTGGCAATGAAGCAAGAGAAAAAGAGGGTCGCTGCGGAGTTGCAGCTCCACAGCGACCAGGGTGCTCAGTACGCCTCACAAGCATATTTTGAGCTAACTCAAACATACGGCATTACGCCGTCTATGTCAAGACGTGGAAATCCTTATGACAACGCTATGGCGGAAAATTTCTTCTCTATCCTCAAAACAGAGTGCATCTACCGCCACAAACCGGCTACCTTCTCGCAAGCCAATGAAATGATTGACCGCTACATCTACTTTTACAACCATGAGCGCATCCAGCTAAAGACTGGAGAAGCGCCGCTTACGCGACGCCTCTCCGCTTAA
- a CDS encoding imidazolonepropionase, with product MEKRKYTHIQVLLPEIKAMLAAGKTQREVAEYYGFQDKQVIKSLLKRERRKERMLEAGILARPQGRPRTNAAPRDIVTEQAHEIQRLRMENKLLRDFLHCIGRK from the coding sequence ATGGAGAAACGAAAATACACACACATTCAAGTGCTGTTGCCAGAAATCAAGGCTATGCTGGCAGCGGGGAAAACCCAGCGGGAAGTTGCAGAATATTACGGTTTTCAGGATAAGCAGGTGATAAAAAGTCTACTTAAGCGTGAACGGAGGAAAGAACGTATGTTAGAAGCTGGCATCCTTGCGCGGCCCCAAGGGCGGCCAAGAACAAATGCCGCACCAAGAGATATTGTAACCGAGCAGGCACATGAGATCCAGCGACTTCGTATGGAGAATAAACTGCTGCGGGATTTTCTGCACTGCATAGGAAGGAAGTGA
- a CDS encoding MATE family efflux transporter: protein MDASQNKMATMKMVPLIFSMALPAMISMLINALYNIVDSIFVAKYSQDALTAVSLVFPLQQLVIAIAVGTAVGVNSLIARRLGAKMQEDADSAAEHGIALSVVGGVVFILIGFFLSRAFLSAFTNKAAVLEQAVSYSHIAVGLSIFLMISVMCEKVQQSTGNMIIPMCQGLVGAIVNIIFDPLLIFGIGPFPELGIVGAALATILGQFIGMLIGLWGVFRHQKVLRVRMREFRWKAATVLDIYRVGLPGIIMQSVVSVMTSGMNIILIRFSDIAVSVLGIYFKLQTFIFMPVFGINQGALPVLGFNYGARNRSRLMSAYYVSLVGAFAIMFLGLIIFQFLPEQMLMLFADTKNAAATAELLDTGIPALRTISWSFLCSAFGIINSTMFQAIGRGMASLIVSVCRQLVIILPAAWLLGNLYGLAAIWWAFPIAEVIAVIISYALLYHAYRVDLRFLNSSQQA from the coding sequence ATGGATGCGTCGCAAAACAAAATGGCTACCATGAAAATGGTACCGCTGATCTTCTCCATGGCGCTGCCGGCGATGATCTCCATGCTGATCAACGCCCTGTACAACATTGTGGACAGCATCTTCGTGGCAAAGTATTCCCAGGATGCCCTGACGGCGGTTTCGCTGGTGTTCCCACTCCAGCAGCTGGTCATCGCCATCGCGGTGGGCACGGCCGTGGGTGTCAACTCGCTCATTGCCCGCCGGTTGGGCGCTAAAATGCAGGAGGATGCCGACAGTGCCGCCGAACACGGCATTGCGCTTTCGGTCGTTGGCGGTGTGGTCTTTATCCTCATCGGCTTTTTCCTCAGCCGCGCCTTTCTGTCGGCCTTCACCAACAAGGCAGCCGTGCTCGAACAGGCGGTATCCTATTCGCACATCGCGGTCGGCCTGTCCATCTTCCTGATGATCTCGGTCATGTGCGAAAAGGTGCAGCAATCGACCGGTAATATGATCATCCCCATGTGCCAGGGTCTTGTGGGCGCGATCGTGAACATCATCTTTGACCCGCTGCTCATCTTCGGCATTGGGCCCTTCCCGGAGCTTGGCATCGTCGGCGCTGCGCTGGCGACCATTTTGGGCCAGTTTATCGGTATGCTGATCGGCCTGTGGGGCGTTTTCCGGCATCAGAAGGTCCTGCGTGTGCGTATGCGGGAGTTCCGCTGGAAGGCTGCCACGGTGCTGGATATTTACCGCGTCGGTCTGCCGGGCATCATCATGCAGAGCGTTGTGTCGGTCATGACTTCGGGCATGAACATCATCCTCATCCGTTTTTCCGACATCGCCGTTTCGGTGCTGGGCATTTACTTTAAACTGCAAACCTTTATCTTTATGCCGGTCTTTGGCATCAACCAGGGTGCGCTGCCCGTTCTGGGCTTCAACTATGGCGCACGCAACCGCAGCCGCCTGATGAGCGCCTATTACGTATCCCTGGTCGGAGCGTTTGCCATCATGTTCCTGGGACTGATTATCTTCCAGTTCCTCCCCGAGCAGATGCTCATGCTGTTTGCCGACACCAAAAATGCAGCGGCGACCGCCGAACTGTTGGACACCGGCATCCCGGCCCTGCGCACGATCAGCTGGTCGTTCCTCTGCTCGGCCTTTGGCATCATCAATTCCACCATGTTCCAGGCCATTGGCCGCGGCATGGCCAGTCTGATCGTTTCGGTCTGCCGCCAGCTGGTCATCATCCTGCCCGCTGCCTGGCTGCTCGGCAACCTGTATGGCCTTGCCGCAATTTGGTGGGCGTTCCCGATCGCAGAAGTGATCGCTGTAATCATCTCCTATGCGCTGCTGTACCACGCGTATCGTGTGGACCTCCGCTTTTTAAACAGTTCGCAGCAAGCATAA
- a CDS encoding HAD family hydrolase, whose protein sequence is MIAGAIFDMDGTLLDSMQVWDQLSQRYLDKFGVRITATDYAALEACTQYQGAQYFCDRYPEITETPAEVARGMDALICARYEALARPREGIYELLDALRARGVRMAVATLTDRHHAEKALRDRGMLEFFDFLLTIDDVGVGKRDPKIYQDAAKRLQLSPERCLVFEDAPYAAQTAKQAGFPVCGVCEDRYAAGRAQLRAASDWLVSHSFSEVQDSILKKTQKTLA, encoded by the coding sequence ATGATCGCAGGCGCGATTTTTGATATGGACGGTACTCTGCTCGACTCCATGCAGGTGTGGGACCAGCTTTCCCAGCGGTATCTGGACAAGTTTGGGGTACGCATCACGGCCACCGACTATGCCGCCCTGGAAGCCTGCACCCAGTATCAGGGGGCGCAGTATTTCTGCGACCGGTATCCGGAGATCACCGAGACGCCTGCCGAGGTCGCACGAGGCATGGATGCGCTCATCTGCGCGCGGTATGAGGCTCTGGCCCGCCCGCGCGAGGGCATCTATGAACTGTTGGACGCGCTGCGCGCACGGGGCGTGCGCATGGCGGTCGCCACGCTGACCGACCGTCATCACGCGGAAAAAGCACTGCGTGACCGCGGGATGCTGGAATTTTTCGATTTTCTACTGACCATTGACGACGTGGGCGTAGGCAAGCGCGACCCGAAAATCTATCAGGATGCTGCCAAACGGTTGCAGCTCTCCCCCGAGCGCTGTCTGGTCTTTGAGGATGCGCCCTATGCGGCGCAGACGGCCAAACAGGCCGGTTTTCCGGTGTGCGGCGTGTGCGAGGACCGGTATGCTGCCGGTCGGGCCCAGCTGCGGGCAGCCAGTGACTGGCTGGTTTCGCACAGCTTTTCCGAGGTGCAAGACAGTATTCTGAAAAAAACCCAAAAAACCTTGGCGTAA
- the thiE gene encoding thiamine phosphate synthase → MNPKDLTLYVITDRTWLDGAPLEDAVRAAIEGGATIVQIREKHVTTEEYIARAKPIQAVCQAYGVPLIINDSLDVAKALGAGVHLGASDGDIAEARRVLGPDAIVGATAKTIEQAQAAERAGANYLGSGAVFGSTTKTDAKPMPIEQFAAICRAVSIPVVAIGGVSADNAMQLKGTGLAGLCVISAVFGQPDVKQAAERLRTLAGEVLA, encoded by the coding sequence ATGAACCCCAAAGACCTGACCCTTTATGTGATTACCGACCGCACCTGGCTGGATGGTGCACCGCTCGAAGACGCGGTGCGGGCAGCCATTGAAGGCGGCGCGACCATTGTACAGATTCGGGAAAAACATGTCACGACCGAAGAATACATTGCCCGGGCAAAGCCCATCCAGGCGGTGTGCCAGGCCTATGGCGTACCGCTCATCATCAACGACTCGCTGGACGTGGCCAAGGCGCTCGGCGCAGGGGTACATCTGGGCGCGTCGGACGGTGACATCGCCGAAGCCCGGCGGGTGCTCGGCCCGGACGCCATCGTAGGCGCGACGGCCAAGACCATCGAGCAGGCGCAGGCGGCTGAGCGCGCGGGAGCCAACTATCTGGGCTCGGGCGCGGTATTCGGCTCCACCACCAAGACCGACGCCAAGCCCATGCCGATCGAGCAGTTTGCCGCCATCTGCCGGGCGGTTTCCATCCCGGTGGTGGCCATCGGCGGGGTATCGGCCGACAATGCCATGCAGCTCAAAGGCACCGGCCTTGCCGGTCTGTGCGTCATTTCGGCTGTATTCGGCCAGCCCGATGTCAAGCAGGCGGCCGAGCGCCTGCGCACCCTGGCCGGGGAGGTGCTCGCATGA